The genomic segment TAAAATATCCGAACAGATCGCTACAGTCGGCAGCAATCTGATTATTGTCCTTCCCGGATCGACAACCACCGGCGGCATTCGTCTGGGCAGCGGCGCCATCCAGAATTTAACACGCGCCGACGCTGATGCCATCAAAAACGAATGCTCCGCGGTATTGACTACCGCTCCTGTCTTAAACGGCGGCGCACAGATTGTTTACGGCAATCAAAACTGGGCAACGGTTGTCTACGGAACGGATGAAAATATGGTCGTGGTGCGCGACTGGACACTGGCAGCGGGAAGAAATTTTAATGATCAGGAAGTGCGCAGCGCCGCCAAAGTCTGCGTTCTGGGTCAAACCGTGGTGGACAATCTCTTTGGCAATGATGATCCGGTCAATAAAGCCATCCGCATCAAGAAAGTGCCTTTCACGGTTATCGGCGTTCTGGAATCGAAAGGCCAGTCCATGATAGGACAGGATCAGGACGATGTTATTTATGTGCCGGTAACCGCCGCGCAGCGAAACCTTTTTGGCAGAACGTTTCCGGGAACCGTGCGGTCCATCATGGTGAAGGCAAAAAGCGCTGAGGATCTGAACAGAGCCGAAACGCAGATCAAGGAACTCTTACGTCAAAGACATCGTCTCAGTCCGAATCAGGAAGACGATTTTACCGTCCGCAACCTCACGCAAATGATGCAGATGGCGGAGCAGGCCTCCCAGGTCATGGCATTGCTGCTGGCGGCCATAGCCGGAGTATCACTTCTGGTGGGCGGCATCGGCATCATGAATATCATGCTGGTATCCGTCACCGAAAGAACGCGTGAAATCGGTATCCGCATGGCGGTCGGCGCCAAATCCTGGGACATTCGCACACAGTTTATTATTGAGGCTCTTATTCTGTCGCTCATCGGCGGCCTGATCGGCGTTTTGCTGGGGATCTTCGCAGCGGAACTGCTGTCTTTTTTTGCCGGATGGACCATACTCATCTCTACTTATTCCATTGTGTTGTCTTTTGGTTTTTCGGGACTCGTCGGTATTTTTTTCGGTTTCTATCCCGCTTACAAAGCATCCCTGATGAATCCCATCGACGCCCTCCGTCATGAATAATAAGCGAATTCCTTCCCCCCTCGATTCTTTGGATAATTATATTGACCTATCCTTGCATTTACGGTAAATATCTTCATCGATTTATCAGTCTCAATCATGATTCAGTCTGATAATTTCATTAAGGATATTAAAATAAAATAACTATAAAGGGAGGCACGAAAAACGATGAGTATGGAAATTAAAGCCCCCATGCCGGGGAAAATTGCAAGCATTACGGTAAGTGTCGGCAGTCAGGTACAGGAAGAAGAAGAAGTGATCATCATGGACGCGATGAAAATGGAAATTCCCGTTTACGCGCCGGGCGCGGGAACCATTAAGGAGATCATGGTAAAGGCCGGTGATTCCGTTAATGAAGGCCAGGTGCTGGCTATCCTCGAATAACATAAATCCGTTTGACCGGAAATGAACCCGTTGAATTTATGCTTCAGGCGTAACTCAACGGGTTTTTTATGATCCTGTTGCCGCTTCATCACACCGCTTCCGCAACATCGTCGTCTTCTTCAAGTTCCTCTTCGTAACCCGGATTGCGTTCAATGGCTTCACCTTCCAGGATTTCGATGATCCTGTTGGCAACAGTCGAAACAAATTCCTGATCACGCGAAGCAAACAAAACCACCTCGGAAAACGCGATAAGCCCGTCGTTTAAGGCGGTGATCGATTCCAGATCCAAGTGGTTTGTCGGTTCATCCAGGATAAGAACATTGGCCCCGGTCAGCATCATGCGGGAGAGCATGCAGCGAACCCGTTCACCGCCGGAGAGAACGACGATATTTTTCATGGCCTCTTCTCCGGAAAACAGCATTCTGCCCAAAAAACCGCGGGCGAAGGCGTCCCCATCCGAAGGAGGTGAATACTGGCTCAGCCATTCGATCAGCGTCATCTCTCTTTCAAAGAACCCGCTATTCTCCTGAGGAAAATAAGCATTAGTGATGGTTACACCCCAGCGGTAACTGCCGCTGTCCGGTTCCATCTCACCTGCCAGAATCTGAAAAAGGGTTGTGCGCGCCAAAGCGTTGTCTCCGACAAAAGCGATTTTGTCGCCTTTGCGCACATTCAGATCAAAATTATCCAGGACTTTAACGCCGTCAATTATCTTGGTTAAGCCGGTAATGGACAGGATGATGTCACCACAGGCACGCTCGGGTTTGAATACCACATAAGGATATTTTCGGGATGA from the Deltaproteobacteria bacterium HGW-Deltaproteobacteria-6 genome contains:
- a CDS encoding acetyl-CoA carboxylase biotin carboxyl carrier protein subunit (composes the biotin carboxyl carrier protein subunit of the acetyl-CoA carboxylase complex, the enzyme that catalyzes the carboxylation of acetyl-CoA to malonyl-CoA, which in turn controls the rate of fatty acid metabolism) gives rise to the protein MEIKAPMPGKIASITVSVGSQVQEEEEVIIMDAMKMEIPVYAPGAGTIKEIMVKAGDSVNEGQVLAILE
- a CDS encoding multidrug ABC transporter substrate-binding protein gives rise to the protein MINIPSTVKISLRALRVNKMRSALTMLGIIIGVAAVITMLAVGKGASNKISEQIATVGSNLIIVLPGSTTTGGIRLGSGAIQNLTRADADAIKNECSAVLTTAPVLNGGAQIVYGNQNWATVVYGTDENMVVVRDWTLAAGRNFNDQEVRSAAKVCVLGQTVVDNLFGNDDPVNKAIRIKKVPFTVIGVLESKGQSMIGQDQDDVIYVPVTAAQRNLFGRTFPGTVRSIMVKAKSAEDLNRAETQIKELLRQRHRLSPNQEDDFTVRNLTQMMQMAEQASQVMALLLAAIAGVSLLVGGIGIMNIMLVSVTERTREIGIRMAVGAKSWDIRTQFIIEALILSLIGGLIGVLLGIFAAELLSFFAGWTILISTYSIVLSFGFSGLVGIFFGFYPAYKASLMNPIDALRHE